One Rhodoluna sp. KAS3 DNA window includes the following coding sequences:
- a CDS encoding bifunctional methylenetetrahydrofolate dehydrogenase/methenyltetrahydrofolate cyclohydrolase: MTAIKLDGLATAKAIKAELAERVIELKKKGVTPGLGTLLVGDDPGSHSYVAGKHRDCAEVGIHSIRVDLPATASAADVRAAIRDLNDANDVTGYIVQLPLPFGLDTNEMLELIDPSKDADGLHPTNLGRLVLGVSGELTSPLPCTPAGIVELLSRYDVPTRGAEVAVIGRGVTVGRPLGLLMTRKGIDSTVTLLHSASRDLEQAVKRADIVVAALGVAHFVQPEWIKPGAAVMDVGITRVEATGPDDKARLVGDVDPRVAEVAGFMSPNPGGVGPMTRAMLVKNVVDAASRF, translated from the coding sequence ATGACTGCAATCAAACTTGACGGTCTAGCAACAGCAAAGGCCATCAAGGCTGAACTTGCAGAGCGAGTAATTGAGCTAAAGAAAAAGGGCGTTACCCCTGGTTTGGGTACGCTCTTGGTCGGCGACGACCCAGGCTCACACTCTTACGTTGCTGGCAAGCACCGTGACTGCGCTGAAGTTGGTATCCACTCCATCCGAGTTGACCTGCCAGCCACAGCCAGTGCGGCCGATGTCCGCGCGGCCATCCGTGATCTTAATGACGCGAATGATGTCACCGGATACATTGTTCAGTTGCCCTTGCCATTTGGTCTAGACACCAACGAAATGTTGGAGTTGATTGACCCGTCTAAAGATGCTGATGGTTTGCACCCAACCAACCTGGGCCGCCTGGTTCTTGGAGTATCGGGTGAACTAACCTCACCTCTGCCATGCACGCCGGCCGGAATCGTTGAACTGCTATCTCGCTACGATGTGCCAACTCGCGGTGCCGAAGTTGCCGTTATTGGCCGCGGTGTCACAGTTGGTCGACCACTTGGTCTGCTGATGACGCGCAAGGGCATTGACTCGACCGTCACGCTGTTGCACTCTGCAAGCCGCGACCTAGAGCAGGCCGTCAAGCGCGCTGACATTGTGGTTGCAGCATTGGGCGTTGCTCACTTTGTTCAGCCAGAGTGGATCAAGCCGGGTGCAGCCGTGATGGATGTTGGCATTACCCGCGTTGAAGCCACCGGCCCAGATGACAAAGCGCGTTTGGTTGGCGACGTTGACCCTCGTGTTGCCGAAGTTGCCGGATTTATGTCGCCAAACCCTGGCGGCGTTGGTCCAATGACTCGGGCGATGCTGGTCAAAAACGTCGTTGACGCAGCCAGCCGCTTCTAA
- a CDS encoding ABC transporter ATP-binding protein — MSMFRGRPGNRGSASYNEHDKNGPKAKFSQLVPYLLEHKPALWLATALSVVGAAISLAQPLVVGQVITAVQNGDDLGPLVAILVAVILGSAVLGGLMYYVLAKAGEGVVLSARQKLAHRLLRLPIFEYDLRRTGDLVSRVGSDTTLLRAVLTQGLIDAVGGILIFVGSLVAMAIIDPVLLGLTLIMVVFAIAAISVTARQVRSATTKAQQRVGDMAAAVERALSAVRTIRAARAEVRESNLIASDAKEAFVQGVKIAKINAMITPIAGLAMNGAFIVVLGVGGFRVATGSTSVASLITFILLMFQMIRPLGQAFAAYTSVQSGLGALARIEEILQVPVEESDLETKNAAKVVAVNDTAIEFENVSFGYVGQAANGESVHATQDTEIPENRQVLHDVSFKIQRGSRIALVGPSGSGKSTIFSLIERFYEPTAGMILMDGQAVTTISRAALRAQIGYVEQDAPVLAGSIRANLTIGAPDATDEQLTQVLEEVNLTEVLERDAKGLDAEVGESGVMLSGGERQRLAIARALLSAPPILLLDESTSALDGLNEQRMRDAIDAVAKNRTLIVIAHRLSTVVDSDQIIVLDHGKVVGIGTHSELVASTPLYKKLAKQQLLV; from the coding sequence ATGAGCATGTTTAGAGGCCGACCAGGCAACCGCGGATCCGCCAGCTACAACGAGCATGACAAGAACGGGCCAAAAGCCAAGTTTTCACAGCTGGTGCCATACCTACTAGAGCACAAGCCAGCACTCTGGTTGGCTACTGCCCTCTCTGTGGTTGGTGCAGCCATCAGCCTGGCTCAGCCTTTGGTTGTCGGTCAGGTAATCACCGCGGTTCAAAACGGCGATGACCTCGGTCCGCTGGTTGCCATCCTGGTGGCAGTGATTTTGGGCAGTGCGGTGCTCGGCGGCCTGATGTACTACGTACTGGCAAAAGCCGGCGAGGGCGTTGTGCTTTCGGCGCGGCAAAAGCTGGCGCACCGACTTTTGCGCCTGCCAATTTTTGAGTACGACCTTCGCCGAACCGGCGACCTAGTCTCTCGCGTTGGATCTGACACCACCCTGTTGCGCGCGGTTCTTACCCAGGGGCTCATCGATGCCGTCGGTGGCATCTTGATTTTTGTCGGCTCACTGGTTGCAATGGCAATTATTGACCCGGTACTGCTTGGCCTAACCCTAATAATGGTGGTCTTCGCGATTGCAGCAATCTCGGTCACCGCCCGCCAGGTGCGTTCGGCAACCACCAAGGCTCAGCAGCGGGTTGGTGACATGGCAGCAGCGGTAGAGCGTGCACTGAGTGCGGTTAGAACCATTCGTGCGGCGCGCGCTGAGGTTCGAGAGAGCAATCTAATTGCCTCTGATGCCAAAGAGGCTTTTGTTCAGGGCGTAAAGATTGCAAAAATCAACGCCATGATTACCCCGATAGCCGGCCTGGCCATGAACGGTGCTTTTATTGTGGTGCTGGGTGTTGGCGGATTCAGAGTTGCTACCGGCAGTACTTCGGTGGCCAGCCTGATTACTTTTATCCTGTTGATGTTCCAGATGATTCGCCCGCTCGGCCAGGCTTTTGCCGCCTACACATCGGTGCAGTCTGGCTTGGGTGCGCTGGCCCGCATCGAAGAAATTCTGCAGGTTCCGGTCGAAGAGTCTGACCTTGAAACCAAAAACGCAGCCAAGGTTGTGGCCGTCAACGACACCGCCATCGAATTTGAAAATGTGTCATTTGGTTATGTTGGTCAGGCTGCAAATGGCGAGAGCGTGCACGCCACCCAAGACACCGAGATTCCTGAAAATCGTCAGGTGCTGCACGATGTGAGCTTCAAGATTCAGCGCGGTTCGCGAATTGCTCTGGTGGGCCCATCGGGTTCAGGCAAGTCAACTATCTTCTCGTTGATCGAGCGTTTTTACGAACCAACCGCCGGCATGATTTTGATGGATGGTCAAGCGGTTACCACCATTAGCCGAGCAGCGCTTCGAGCACAGATTGGTTATGTAGAGCAGGATGCTCCGGTTTTGGCTGGTTCGATTCGCGCCAACCTCACCATCGGTGCGCCAGATGCAACCGATGAACAGTTGACGCAGGTTCTTGAAGAAGTAAACCTAACCGAGGTTCTAGAGCGTGACGCCAAGGGTCTCGACGCTGAGGTCGGCGAGAGCGGAGTGATGCTTTCAGGTGGTGAGCGTCAGCGTTTGGCAATTGCCCGTGCCCTGTTGTCAGCCCCGCCAATTCTGTTGCTTGATGAATCAACTTCAGCGCTGGATGGATTGAACGAACAGCGCATGCGCGATGCCATCGATGCTGTGGCAAAAAACCGCACGCTAATTGTGATTGCTCACCGTCTGTCAACGGTGGTCGACAGCGATCAGATTATTGTTTTGGACCACGGCAAGGTTGTCGGAATTGGAACCCACAGTGAGCTGGTTGCCTCGACACCGCTCTACAAAAAGCTAGCTAAGCAACAGTTGCTGGTTTAG
- a CDS encoding ABC transporter ATP-binding protein has protein sequence MADEILIKAVGLTKSYGDFIAVDGIDIEVKRGEAFGLLGPNGAGKSTTMRMISTTSQRTSGELTILGKDPAKKGPEIRAHLGVVPQQDNLDRELSVYENLMTYGRFFGLPRKYLKSKVLELLDFAQLADKAKNKTDELSGGMKRRLTIARGLVNSPEIFLLDEPTTGLDPQARHILWDRLFRLKEQGVTLVITTHYMDEAEQLCDRLIVMDKGKIMAEGSPADLIKRYATKEVLEVRFGSDKNAIAAETISKLGRRMEVLPDRVLVYSDNGEHDLQQIIELGLEPITSLVRRSSLEDVFLRLTGRTLID, from the coding sequence TTGGCAGACGAAATTTTGATCAAAGCGGTTGGCCTGACCAAGAGCTATGGCGACTTCATCGCAGTCGATGGAATTGACATTGAAGTCAAGCGCGGCGAGGCGTTTGGTCTGCTTGGGCCAAACGGTGCCGGTAAATCTACAACCATGAGGATGATCTCGACCACATCGCAGCGCACCTCAGGTGAGCTAACGATTTTGGGCAAGGACCCGGCTAAAAAGGGCCCGGAAATCCGTGCTCACCTTGGAGTTGTGCCGCAGCAAGACAACCTTGATCGCGAACTCAGCGTTTATGAAAACCTCATGACCTATGGCCGATTCTTTGGCCTGCCGCGCAAGTACCTGAAGAGCAAAGTCCTTGAACTTTTGGATTTTGCGCAGCTAGCCGACAAGGCCAAGAACAAGACTGACGAACTCTCGGGTGGCATGAAGCGCCGACTGACCATTGCCCGCGGATTGGTGAACAGTCCAGAGATCTTCTTGCTAGATGAGCCAACCACCGGGCTAGACCCTCAGGCCCGTCACATTCTCTGGGACCGCCTGTTCCGCCTAAAAGAGCAGGGTGTCACGCTGGTAATTACCACCCACTACATGGATGAAGCCGAGCAGCTGTGTGATCGGCTAATCGTGATGGACAAAGGCAAAATCATGGCCGAGGGAAGCCCGGCTGACCTCATCAAGCGCTACGCAACCAAAGAGGTGCTTGAGGTTCGCTTTGGTTCTGACAAAAACGCGATTGCTGCCGAGACCATAAGCAAGCTGGGTCGCCGTATGGAGGTGCTACCTGATCGAGTCTTGGTCTACTCAGACAACGGCGAGCACGACCTGCAGCAAATTATTGAGCTGGGCCTTGAACCAATCACCTCGCTGGTTCGACGCAGTTCACTCGAGGATGTCTTCTTGCGTCTAACCGGCCGAACGCTGATTGATTAA
- a CDS encoding ABC transporter permease, with the protein MVDVKKARRWAWWQVTEYRLVEVSKWWVSVVLFGIGTPVLYLFSIGLGVGALVQANTGGAGVDGVPYLTFLAPALLATAAIQGAQDESTFPVINGFVWGKGFFAINSTPITGTDIANGVMGLAVIRTFITTGIYAMILVLFNATTFDRIIPMYLVACVAALCYAAVMMAASGFVKIDGHFVEIIQRLIIMPMFMFSGTFFPLESMPIYLQVFGWVSPLWHATDLSRAISYGHEIPGWLVLVHVLYLLALAVIGMLLSYRQFNKRLEQ; encoded by the coding sequence GTGGTTGATGTAAAAAAGGCTCGCCGTTGGGCCTGGTGGCAGGTGACCGAATACCGCCTTGTTGAGGTCAGTAAGTGGTGGGTGTCCGTTGTGCTCTTCGGTATCGGCACACCGGTTCTTTACTTGTTCTCTATCGGTCTTGGAGTCGGCGCTTTGGTGCAGGCAAACACTGGGGGAGCGGGTGTCGATGGCGTGCCATACCTAACCTTCTTGGCACCAGCACTGCTGGCTACGGCAGCTATTCAGGGCGCTCAAGATGAATCCACTTTTCCGGTTATCAATGGATTTGTTTGGGGCAAGGGGTTCTTTGCCATCAACTCAACCCCGATTACCGGCACCGATATCGCCAATGGGGTCATGGGTCTTGCGGTTATCCGCACGTTTATAACCACCGGCATTTACGCGATGATTTTGGTGCTCTTCAACGCCACAACGTTTGATCGAATTATTCCTATGTACCTTGTGGCCTGTGTTGCGGCGCTTTGTTATGCGGCCGTCATGATGGCGGCGAGCGGATTCGTAAAGATCGATGGGCACTTTGTCGAGATCATCCAGCGACTAATCATCATGCCGATGTTCATGTTCTCGGGCACCTTTTTCCCGCTGGAGAGCATGCCAATTTACCTTCAGGTTTTCGGCTGGGTATCTCCGCTCTGGCATGCCACTGACCTAAGTAGGGCTATCAGTTATGGTCATGAAATTCCAGGATGGTTGGTCCTGGTGCACGTGCTGTATCTCTTGGCGCTAGCTGTCATAGGAATGCTACTTTCTTACCGCCAATTCAATAAGAGGTTGGAACAGTGA
- a CDS encoding ABC transporter permease, with the protein MSLVNTAVTGAIAIAERRSKRFGSNIYAGRSHVIMERGFTALRRTNWFSFASGFLEPVFFLLSFGFGVGQLVGGITDGSGNSIPYAAYIAPALLATSAMNGAIYDSTWNVYFKMHFAHLYETILSTSLGVLDVALGEISWALWRGALYASAFLAIMWPAGLITTPWAILAIFGAVFIAFGFASFGMAITSYLKSFQQMQWINFFLMPMFLFSGTFFPLTTYPDWLQLVVKALPLWHGIELERALMLGNFSVDLLGHIAYFVVMIIIGLVFTTKRLNKVFLS; encoded by the coding sequence GTGAGCCTAGTCAACACTGCCGTTACCGGTGCAATTGCCATCGCCGAGCGCAGGTCTAAGCGGTTTGGTTCAAATATCTACGCAGGACGCAGCCACGTAATTATGGAGCGTGGTTTTACCGCTTTGCGCCGAACCAATTGGTTTAGCTTTGCCTCCGGATTCCTTGAGCCAGTATTCTTTTTGCTCTCCTTCGGGTTTGGTGTCGGGCAGTTGGTCGGTGGCATCACCGATGGCTCTGGCAATTCAATTCCTTACGCTGCCTACATTGCTCCGGCTCTGCTGGCCACCTCGGCTATGAATGGCGCAATCTATGACTCGACCTGGAATGTGTATTTCAAGATGCACTTTGCACACCTTTACGAGACCATTTTGTCTACGTCACTTGGTGTCTTAGACGTTGCACTCGGTGAGATCAGTTGGGCGCTTTGGCGAGGTGCGCTGTATGCATCTGCCTTCTTGGCAATTATGTGGCCGGCTGGTCTAATCACAACCCCGTGGGCGATTCTTGCAATTTTTGGTGCGGTGTTCATAGCCTTTGGGTTTGCCTCTTTTGGCATGGCTATCACCTCGTATCTGAAGTCCTTTCAACAGATGCAGTGGATCAACTTTTTCCTTATGCCAATGTTCCTGTTTTCGGGCACCTTTTTTCCGCTAACCACCTACCCAGATTGGTTGCAGCTGGTTGTTAAGGCCCTGCCGCTCTGGCACGGAATTGAGCTGGAGAGAGCCCTGATGCTTGGTAATTTCAGCGTCGATCTTCTAGGGCACATTGCCTACTTTGTGGTGATGATTATCATCGGTTTGGTGTTTACCACCAAGCGCTTAAACAAGGTTTTCTTGAGCTAG
- the ribH gene encoding 6,7-dimethyl-8-ribityllumazine synthase, which translates to MSGAGAPKLTIDASGLQIAIVVTSWHTEITGGLLAGAERALKAAGNDTYEIWRVPGAFELPLGAQKAIDAGADAVIALGVVIQGDTPHFDYVCSSATDGLTRVQLDSGVPIGFGLLTVDNEQQALDRAGLPNSKEDKGAEAVEAAVLMARL; encoded by the coding sequence ATGAGTGGAGCGGGAGCCCCAAAACTAACTATCGATGCGTCAGGTTTGCAGATTGCGATTGTCGTAACCAGCTGGCACACCGAAATCACAGGCGGCCTTCTGGCCGGTGCTGAGCGTGCGCTAAAGGCTGCCGGCAACGACACCTATGAAATTTGGCGAGTACCTGGCGCTTTTGAGTTGCCTCTAGGTGCTCAAAAAGCCATCGATGCTGGTGCGGATGCAGTTATTGCCCTGGGCGTTGTAATTCAGGGTGACACCCCTCACTTCGATTACGTCTGCAGCTCGGCAACCGATGGCTTGACCCGAGTCCAGCTCGACAGCGGTGTGCCAATTGGCTTTGGTTTGCTAACTGTCGACAATGAGCAGCAGGCGCTTGACCGTGCCGGTCTACCAAACTCGAAAGAAGACAAGGGTGCCGAAGCGGTTGAAGCCGCTGTGCTGATGGCTAGACTCTAA
- the ribA gene encoding GTP cyclohydrolase II gives MAISTIEAALDALRAGKPILVADDENRENEGDAVMAAEFATAEWVAWFVNHTSGYLCAPMTEQIANRLELPLMTTTNQDRHRTQYTISVDAAEGVTTGISAADRAKTLRVLGSVDAVPSDLIRPGHVIPLRAHHEGVLARPGHTEATVDLLKLAGLNPVGLIAEMVETDGSMTRFDKLLEIGEREGLEVITVNQLVEYRKDLLEFNAERPNNRIRLEAEAKLPTTHGEFKVRGYYDIKTTADHVAIIAGNPTGDDVLVRMHSECITGEAFGSLKCECGPQLDFALDEIAHDPAGGIVIYLRGQEGRGIGLLNKLKAYALQDTGLDTVDANLALGLPSENREYGAAVAILRDLGVTSVRLMTNNPAKSGYLEEAGIPVNSYVPVIVGQATQNEQYLETKRARMGHLIPEVKA, from the coding sequence ATGGCTATTTCAACCATCGAAGCTGCACTGGACGCCCTGCGCGCCGGAAAGCCGATTTTGGTCGCCGATGACGAGAACCGTGAAAACGAAGGCGACGCCGTTATGGCTGCTGAGTTTGCCACTGCCGAGTGGGTTGCCTGGTTTGTGAACCACACCTCTGGCTACCTATGCGCACCGATGACCGAGCAGATTGCCAACCGCTTGGAATTGCCGCTCATGACCACGACCAACCAGGACCGCCACCGCACCCAGTACACGATTTCTGTGGACGCAGCCGAGGGCGTAACCACCGGAATCAGTGCCGCTGACCGCGCCAAAACTCTCCGGGTATTGGGTTCGGTTGATGCCGTGCCGAGCGATTTGATTCGTCCGGGGCATGTGATTCCGCTGCGCGCCCACCACGAAGGTGTATTGGCACGCCCAGGCCACACTGAGGCCACCGTTGACCTTTTGAAGCTTGCTGGACTGAACCCGGTTGGCTTAATTGCTGAAATGGTCGAGACTGACGGCAGCATGACCCGCTTCGACAAACTACTTGAGATTGGCGAGCGCGAGGGCCTTGAGGTAATCACAGTTAATCAGCTGGTCGAGTACCGTAAAGACCTTCTTGAATTCAACGCTGAACGCCCAAACAACCGTATTCGCCTAGAAGCCGAAGCCAAGCTTCCGACCACTCACGGTGAATTCAAGGTGCGCGGTTACTACGACATCAAGACCACTGCCGACCATGTTGCCATCATCGCCGGCAACCCAACCGGTGACGATGTTTTGGTACGCATGCACAGCGAGTGCATTACCGGTGAGGCTTTCGGCTCACTCAAGTGTGAATGTGGACCGCAGCTTGATTTTGCACTCGATGAAATTGCGCACGACCCAGCCGGTGGAATTGTGATCTACCTGCGCGGTCAGGAGGGTCGAGGCATTGGTCTGTTGAACAAGTTAAAGGCGTATGCGCTTCAGGACACCGGCCTCGACACCGTTGATGCCAACCTGGCCCTGGGTCTACCGAGCGAAAACCGCGAGTACGGCGCTGCCGTAGCGATTTTGCGCGACCTGGGTGTAACCAGCGTGCGATTGATGACCAACAACCCAGCCAAGAGTGGCTACCTTGAAGAGGCCGGGATTCCGGTGAACTCTTATGTGCCGGTTATCGTTGGCCAAGCAACTCAGAACGAACAGTATTTAGAAACCAAACGTGCCCGCATGGGTCACCTAATTCCGGAGGTAAAAGCATGA
- a CDS encoding riboflavin synthase: MFTGIVEELGKVRSIEVLEDALRLTIEGPTVVSDVKRGDSIAVSGTCLTAVEFDSETFTADVMQETLRLTSLHGIKVGDPVNLERAMTAATRFGGHVVQGHVDGVGEIISRQPSENWEWVRVSIPEQLMKYVVLKGSITIDGVSLTVNEVGNDWIGLSLIPETLALTTLGSKKPGDKVNVEADVMAKHIERLLEARNI, from the coding sequence ATGTTTACCGGAATTGTTGAAGAGCTTGGAAAAGTTCGATCCATCGAGGTTCTTGAGGATGCCCTGCGACTTACCATCGAGGGCCCGACTGTAGTGTCAGACGTCAAGCGCGGAGACTCCATCGCAGTTAGCGGCACCTGCCTGACCGCAGTGGAATTTGACTCGGAAACCTTCACCGCAGACGTTATGCAAGAGACCCTGCGCCTAACCAGCCTTCACGGAATCAAGGTGGGCGACCCGGTCAACCTTGAGCGTGCCATGACCGCCGCAACCAGATTTGGTGGCCACGTGGTTCAGGGGCACGTAGATGGCGTTGGCGAAATCATCTCGCGGCAACCTTCTGAGAACTGGGAGTGGGTGCGGGTTTCGATTCCAGAGCAGTTGATGAAGTACGTGGTACTCAAGGGCTCAATCACCATCGATGGAGTTTCGCTAACCGTAAATGAGGTTGGCAATGACTGGATCGGCCTAAGTCTGATTCCGGAGACCCTGGCACTAACCACCCTGGGAAGTAAAAAACCAGGCGACAAAGTAAACGTCGAGGCCGATGTAATGGCTAAACACATCGAACGCCTTCTTGAAGCGAGGAACATCTAA
- the ribD gene encoding bifunctional diaminohydroxyphosphoribosylaminopyrimidine deaminase/5-amino-6-(5-phosphoribosylamino)uracil reductase RibD, with product MTNANYEAAMTRALELALLGPAFGVNPQVGAVILNATGEIVAEGWHQGSGTDHAEVAALKNLIQNGQSAAGLTAVVTLEPCNHTGVTGPCAQALIEAGIARVIYASSDPGDASGGGAETLKNAGIEVIAGVLKNQADDQNRVWLTSAKLGRPYVTLKWASSLDGRSAAADGTSKWISGSESRIDAHRRRSELDAILVGTSTVIKDNPELTARKPDGSLYEHQPLRVVLGETDLGTDYRIFNDDAPTVQYRTHSIHGILAELKARGAKHLMVEGGPKVASAFIKLNLVDEFITYLAPMLIGGPRTSVSEIAVGTMAEAKELSFVEVKPLGQDLLIRSVPKGN from the coding sequence ATGACCAACGCAAATTACGAAGCAGCGATGACTCGCGCGCTTGAACTTGCGCTACTCGGACCAGCCTTTGGCGTAAACCCGCAGGTAGGTGCCGTGATCTTGAATGCCACCGGCGAAATTGTGGCTGAGGGTTGGCACCAGGGGTCTGGGACAGACCACGCTGAAGTTGCAGCTCTCAAAAATCTGATTCAAAACGGGCAATCTGCCGCTGGGCTCACCGCAGTGGTAACCCTTGAGCCATGCAACCACACCGGTGTAACCGGCCCATGTGCCCAGGCTCTGATTGAAGCGGGAATTGCCCGTGTAATTTACGCATCGAGCGACCCAGGCGATGCCTCTGGTGGAGGCGCCGAGACTTTGAAGAACGCGGGCATTGAGGTTATTGCCGGGGTGCTGAAAAACCAGGCTGACGACCAAAACCGGGTCTGGCTAACCTCAGCAAAACTGGGCCGCCCATACGTGACTCTAAAGTGGGCCAGCAGCCTTGACGGCCGAAGCGCAGCTGCCGACGGCACCAGCAAATGGATTAGCGGCTCGGAATCACGCATCGATGCTCACCGCCGCCGTTCTGAGCTTGATGCAATTTTGGTGGGCACCTCGACCGTCATCAAAGACAATCCAGAACTAACTGCTCGCAAGCCTGATGGCTCACTTTATGAGCACCAGCCACTGCGTGTGGTTCTTGGCGAGACCGACTTGGGCACCGACTACCGAATCTTCAACGATGATGCCCCGACTGTGCAGTACCGCACCCACTCGATTCATGGCATCTTGGCTGAGCTCAAGGCTCGAGGCGCAAAGCACCTAATGGTTGAGGGTGGGCCAAAAGTGGCCAGTGCCTTTATCAAGCTGAACCTGGTCGATGAGTTCATCACCTACCTGGCCCCAATGCTTATTGGCGGACCAAGAACATCAGTTTCTGAAATCGCCGTGGGCACCATGGCTGAAGCCAAAGAACTTTCATTTGTTGAGGTCAAACCGCTTGGTCAAGACCTCTTGATTCGATCTGTACCGAAGGGGAACTAA
- the trpS gene encoding tryptophan--tRNA ligase — protein sequence MTKPNLLSGMQPSAGSLHLGNYLGALVNWTKMQDDYNAFYCVVDLHAITVPQDPAQLRQNTRVTAAQYLAAGIDENKSALFVQSHVPAHAQLAWVLMTLTGFGEAGRMTQFKDKSQKNGADSASVGLFTYPVLQAADILLYQPKAVPVGEDQRQHLELTRDLANRFNSRFGETFVIPEAVILKETAKIYDLQNPEAKMSKSGDPKGLVNIMDESNVILKKIKSAVTDNDGVVRFDRETKPGVSNLLGIHSAISGQSIDSLVAHFDGKGYGDLKGEVAEVVLGAVEPIRTRANELLTDPAELDRLLAQGAAKANELAEKTLGIVYDRIGFIPAGR from the coding sequence ATGACTAAACCAAACCTGCTCTCTGGAATGCAGCCATCGGCTGGATCTCTTCACCTCGGAAATTATCTGGGTGCTTTGGTCAACTGGACCAAGATGCAGGATGACTACAACGCTTTCTACTGCGTGGTTGACCTGCACGCCATCACGGTTCCGCAGGACCCTGCCCAGTTGCGCCAGAACACTCGTGTCACAGCGGCACAGTACCTAGCCGCAGGCATCGATGAAAATAAGTCGGCGCTGTTTGTTCAGTCACATGTTCCGGCCCACGCTCAGTTGGCCTGGGTACTCATGACGCTTACCGGTTTTGGCGAGGCCGGCCGAATGACTCAGTTCAAAGACAAGTCACAAAAGAACGGTGCCGATTCAGCATCGGTGGGCCTGTTTACCTATCCGGTCCTACAGGCAGCCGACATCCTGCTGTATCAGCCAAAGGCAGTGCCAGTTGGCGAGGACCAGCGACAGCACCTAGAACTAACCCGTGACCTGGCTAACCGATTCAACTCAAGATTCGGCGAGACCTTTGTGATTCCAGAAGCGGTAATTCTCAAAGAGACTGCAAAGATTTACGACTTGCAAAACCCTGAGGCCAAGATGTCGAAGTCTGGTGACCCAAAGGGCCTAGTCAACATCATGGATGAGTCGAACGTGATTCTGAAGAAGATCAAGAGCGCAGTTACTGACAACGATGGCGTCGTGCGCTTTGATCGCGAAACCAAACCAGGTGTTTCGAACCTGTTGGGAATTCACTCTGCAATTTCAGGCCAGAGCATCGATTCTCTCGTTGCCCACTTTGATGGCAAGGGTTACGGAGACCTGAAGGGCGAAGTAGCCGAGGTGGTCTTGGGCGCGGTAGAACCTATTCGCACTCGGGCAAATGAGCTTTTGACAGACCCTGCCGAACTGGACCGCCTTTTGGCACAGGGTGCAGCCAAGGCAAATGAACTTGCTGAGAAGACCTTGGGAATTGTTTATGACCGAATTGGGTTTATTCCTGCAGGGCGTTAG
- a CDS encoding exodeoxyribonuclease III — MKVATVNVNGVRAAFKKGMADWLAANQDIDVIALQEVRAETKDLVELFEANPPANGSWHFLHDAASAKGRAGVAIVSKIAPIAHRTELGPDDFDSAGRWLEADFDIDGTPITVISTYVHSGEVDTPKQVEKYKFLEAMTSRMNDLITSGAKAVVVGDLNVGHTELDIKNWKGNLKNAGFLPAERAYFDTMMGEQGWVDVGRAAHPDVAGPYTWWSYRGQAFDTDAGWRIDYHLATPALAAGASNYLVHRAASYDTRWTDHSPVVVDYAI, encoded by the coding sequence CTGAAAGTTGCGACGGTAAACGTCAACGGTGTTCGCGCTGCCTTCAAGAAAGGCATGGCCGACTGGTTGGCTGCCAACCAAGACATCGATGTAATTGCACTTCAAGAGGTGCGCGCCGAGACCAAAGACCTGGTCGAGCTATTTGAAGCCAACCCACCGGCAAACGGCAGCTGGCACTTTTTGCACGACGCGGCCAGCGCAAAGGGCCGCGCCGGCGTTGCCATTGTGAGCAAAATTGCACCGATTGCCCACCGCACCGAGTTGGGCCCAGATGACTTTGATTCAGCCGGCCGTTGGCTTGAGGCGGACTTTGACATCGATGGCACCCCGATTACCGTGATCAGCACCTACGTGCACTCGGGCGAGGTTGACACCCCAAAGCAAGTTGAAAAGTACAAGTTTCTTGAGGCCATGACCAGCCGAATGAATGACCTAATTACCTCGGGCGCCAAGGCTGTTGTGGTTGGCGACCTAAATGTTGGGCACACCGAGCTGGACATCAAGAACTGGAAAGGCAACCTCAAAAACGCAGGCTTTTTGCCGGCGGAGCGTGCCTATTTTGACACCATGATGGGCGAGCAGGGCTGGGTTGATGTTGGCCGTGCCGCTCACCCAGATGTGGCTGGCCCATACACCTGGTGGTCATACCGAGGACAGGCGTTCGACACTGATGCCGGCTGGAGAATTGACTACCACCTAGCAACCCCAGCCCTAGCTGCGGGTGCCAGCAACTACCTAGTGCACCGAGCCGCTTCGTATGACACTCGCTGGACCGACCACTCCCCTGTGGTTGTTGACTACGCCATTTAG